ACGCTAGGGCGCCGGGTAGCTGATCGGGAGGATCAGACCCAGCAGCGGCGCGTACGACGTCGTGCACTGGTTATCGCCCGTCACAGACGACGCCGCATCCGCGCAGCTTCCTTGCTGCCCCAAAGGTGCGAACAGCACGCCAACGATCAGCGCCGCCCACCCCCAACGCCACACGCGACGCCGACGCTCGGACCAGTCCCGCATCGCCATCCAGCCACGCTACAACGAGCCCTGCAGCCGCGCCATCCAGGCTTCGACGGCGTCGGGATCGCGGGGGAGTGCCGCCGACAGGTTCTCGCAGCCGTCCTCGGTGACCAGCACGTCGTCTTCGATCCGGATACCAATGCCGCGCAGCTCTGCCGGGGCGATCAAATCGTCGGCCTTGAAGTACAGGCCTGGCTCGATCGTGAAGACCATGCCCGGCTCCAGCACGCCCTCCATGTAGAGCTCGCGCTTGGCAGCCGCGCAGTCGTGGACGTCGAGCCCCAAGTGGTGGGACGTTGGGTGCACCATCCAGCGGCGGTACAGCTTCGCCTCCGGGTCCTTCGCGTCCGGCACGATACCCCATTCGGTCAGGCGCTTTTCGATGACCTCCATGGCGGCCATGTGGACGTCAAGGAACCTCGCGCCAGGGCGCGCGACCGCGAAACCAGCGTCGGCCGCCTCCAGCACCACCTCGTAAACCTTGCGCTGGACGGGGGTGAACTGGCCTTCGACGGGCAGCGTGCGCGTGATGTCGGCCGTGTAGAGGCTCTCGACCTCGACGCCGGCGTCCAGCAAGAGGAGGTCCCCGCGGCGCACCTGACCGTCGTTGCTGATCCAGTGCAGCGTGGTCGCGTGGGCGCCAGAAGCGGCGATCGTCTCGTAGCCGACGGCGTTGCCCTCCTCGCGTGCGTGGCCATCAAACGCGGCCTCGACCACACGCTCTCCGCGCTTGTGCTCGATCGCCCGAGGCAACTGGCTCACCGCGCGGGCGAAACCATCGATCGTGGCGTCGACAGCATCGCGCAACTGCTGGATCTCGTAGGCGTCCTTCACAAAGCGCATCTCGCTGAGCGCCCTGTGGATGGCCTTGCTCGGCTGCGTGCTGAGGCGGAGGCCCTTCGGCAGGTCGGCGAGGGGCGCCGTCGCGATCCCCGTCATCGCCTCGAACTCGGCTAGGCCAGGGCGTCGGCCGATCCAGAACTCACCCGAACGGGGGTCGGCATAGAAACCCTCGTCGTCGTGCCCGGCAGGCGGGATCAGGTAGAGCGTCGCGTCGTGCCCTGGCTGCGGGACTTCGGAAGTGCCGCGCGGTTCCATCACCAAGACGGCACTCGGCTCGTTGTCCGCTCCAAGACCGGTCAAGTATGCGAAGTCGCTACTGGGGCGGAAGCGGTAGTCGGTGTCGTTGGCCCGCACCTTGAGTTCGCCTGCGGGGACGACGATGCGCTTGCCTGGGAACATCGCGCTGAGGCGCTCGCGGCGCACCGCAGCGAAGGGTGCGGCAGCGGAGCGAGTGGTGCGTGCATCGTCTGGCTCCGCCCAGCCGGTCGCGAGGAAGTCCTTGAACTCCTGTGAGGTGGGCCTCGTCGCACGGGCCTTGTTCGTGTCTTCAGTCTGCTTGTCGCCGTCGTTCACCCGGCTATGTTCCCACGCCGAGGTCGAGGGCCCAGACGTTGACGGTGAGCGTTGCCGCGCGAAAATCGAGCGATTCGACAGCGCGCCAGGTGAATCCAGCCGCCGCGCACAGTCGATTGGACGGCACATTGTTAACCGAGGGGAACGCGGTCAGGCGCGGCAATCTCCCTCGGGCGCGCACGTCCTCCACGAGCAACCGCAGAGCTTGCCGTGCATAACCCTTGCCTTGGTGCTCCTGACGGGTGAACCATCCGGTCTCGTGGACGGGTTCATCCGCCCACGTAGTGTCCCACCAGCCGATGCTTCCCACTGGTTCGCCGCCCGCGACGACGACGAACATGCGCGCCTCGCCTGAAGCCACGATCCGCAAGTACTTCTCGTGGCGGGCGCGAACCTTCGACTCGGTCTCGGGTCCTCCCTGATGAGTCGTCATCTCCGGCGTGTTCGCGGCGTGGAGCAGCCACATGTCGTCGGCTGACCACAGCCGGAGCTCGACCTCTGTTGCTGCATCCACTGCTCCATGATGCCGCGCACCGACGCTCCCTGCCCTCCGGGCGGCGGCCGCGGCGGGACCCTGGACGCGAGCCACGTAGGCTGGCAACGTGCGCATCGACCTCCATACTCACTCCCATGTGTCGGATGGCACCGAGTCTCCATCCGAGGTCATGAGGGCGGCACAAGAGGCTGGACTCGACGTCGTCGCGCTCACCGATCACGATTCGATGGCCGGTCTCGAAGAGGCCGCAGACATGGCGGGGGCGCTCGGCCTCAACTTTGTCCCTGGCATCGAGGTGTCTTGCACCCACCACGGCGTCTCGATTCACCTGCTCGCGTACTGGCCAGACCCTTCGCACCGCGACATCATCGCGATGCTCGAACGCACCCGCATCGCGCGCATTGCAAGGGCTCAAGACATGGTTCGGCTGATTGCCGCCGTCTACCCGCTCACCTGGGACGACGTGGTCGAGCACGCCGGTAGCGCCGACACGGTGGGTAGGCCGCACATCGCCGACGCTTTGGTCGCCAGGGGTGCGTTTGCCACCAGGGACGACGCCTTCGCCGAGGTTCTTGCCGGCAATTCGGCCTTCTACGTGCCCCACTATGCGCCCGACGTTCTCGACGCCATCCGCACGTTGCGCGGCACGGGAGCAGTGCCGGTGTTCGCTCATCCGGGTGCGGACGGCAGGGGGCAAGTGGTGCCCACGACCGTCATCGAGCAGATGACCCGGGCCGGCCTAGCGGGCCTCGAGGTGGAGCACAGGGACCACTCGGAGGTGCAGCGCGGTCGCCTCGCGCGCATCGCCCAGCGGCTGGACCTCGTGCATACCGGCGCGTCCGACTACCACGGCACCGGCAAACTCAACCGGCTAGGTGAGAACGTCACCTCACAGGCGGCCTACGAGGCGCTGCAAACCTTGAGGGGTTAGCAACCCGGTGCGCTAGAGCGCGCCGCGCCCTACTCCGCTGCTGGAGCGGAAGACGATCCCTGGCTGCCGCCAGAGCGACGACGCTTGCGGTTGCGATTGCGCTTGGGTGCGCCTTCGCGTGCAGGAGAGTCTGCCGCTGCGCTTGCGCCTGCGCCTTCGCGTGGTACGCGTGCTTCGCCTGCTGGAGCCTCTCGTCGACCGCGGCCCTCACCTGAACCGCGAGGTCCGTCGCCGCCGCGTCGTCCCTGACCGCGTCCGCCGCCAGCACCGCGACCCCCACGGTCTCCACCGCGTCCGCCGCCAGCACCGCGACCCCCACGGTCGTCTCCGTGGGCGCCGCCTGGGCCTCCGCGCTTGCCCGTCTCGCCAAGGTCCTCGACCTTCTCGGCATCGAGGCCCTCGCGCACGCGTGAGGCGCTGGGCAGCGTGCCCTTGACTCCCGTCGGGATGCTGAGCTCTTCGTACAAGTGTGGGGAGTTCGAGTAGGTCTCTTCCGGCTCCGGGTATCCCAAGTCGAGCGAGCGGTCGATCATGCCCCAGCGAGGCAGGTCGTCCCAGTCGACAAAAGTGACGGCCACGCCGGTCTTGCCTGCGCGACCCGTGCGGCCGATGCGGTGGACGTAGGTCTTCTCGTCTTCTGGGCACTGGTAGTTGATGACGTGGGTGACGTCCTCGACGTCGATGCCGCGCGCGGCGACATCGGTAGCCACCAACACGTCGATCTTTCCTGACCTGAAGGCTCGCAGCGCCTGCTCGCGGGCCCCTTGGCCGAGGTCGCCGTGAATGGCGCCCGCCGCGAAGCCGCGCTCGCGGAGCTCATCGCTTACCTTGGCGCACGTGCGCTTGGTGCGCGCGAACACGATCGTGAGGCCGCGGTCCTTCGCCTGGAGAATGCGCGCGAGCACCTCGATCTTGTCGAGAGCGTGGGCGCGGTACACGAACTGGGCGGTGGCCTTGACGGTCGCACCGGTGTCGTCTGGCTCTGACGCACGGATGTGGGTTGGTTGCGTCATGTAGCGGCGAGCCAAGGCAACAACGGGCCCAGGCATCGTCGCCGAGAACAGCATGGTGTGGCGGCCGGCAGGCGTCGACGCCAGCAGCTTCTCCACGTCGCCAAGGAAGCCAAGGTCGAGCATTTCGTCGGCCTCGTCGAGCACCACAGTGCGCACGAACCTCAAGTCAAGATGACCTTGGTTCATCAGATCGATCAGGCGACCGGGGGTGCCGACCACGACCTCGACGCCCTTGCGGAGCGCGTCGATCTGCGGTTCGTATGCGCGGCCGCCGTAGATCTGCAGGATCCGGGTTGAACGCTTCTTGGAGGCCATCTCAAGGTCGCCGCCCACCTGGACCGCGAGTTCGCGCGTCGGAGCGAGGACGAGTGCCTGCGGCTTTCCGGTGGCGTCGCCCATCTCGTCGAATCCCGGCTCGCCAGGGGACACCGCGCGGTGCAACAGCGGGATGCCGAAGCCGAGCGTCTTGCCCGTGCCAGTCTTCGCCTGGCCGATGATGTCGTGGCCAGACAGAGCCACTGGCAATGTCATCGACTGAATGGGGAAAGGAGTGGTGATCTTGTGGTCGGCGAGTGCCTCAACGATGAGGGGGTTCACGCCAAAATCGGCAAAAGTCTCGGTAGTCATGTGGTCCTTCAAATGCGGGGCGACGATGAGTCGCTGGCGGGTAGCCGATCGCGCATTATCCGTAAGAATGCGGCGTCACGCCGCGCATCACATGCGACCGGTCAACCATGTGGTCGGGCCCAGTCTAGCGGCTGCGGTCGCGCGCGCCCCCAGGCGAGCGGGCCGCGCGCGTCTAGGCTGGCCTCATGCGAGTGGTGGTGATGGGCGTCACGGGTTGCGGAAAGTCGTCGGTGGGCAGCGCGCTTGCGACCGCGTTGGGCTATCCCTTTGCCGATGCTGACGACTTTCACTCGCCAGCGAACGTGGCCTTGATGAAGCAGGGCATACCGCTGAGTGACGACGATAGGTGGCCCTGGCTTGACGCCGTCGGCGCTTGGATGGCACCGCGCGAAGACGTCGTCGTCGCGTGCTCGGCCCTGCGCCGCGCCTACCGTGATCGGCTTCGCAGCGCTGGCGGTCCGATGCTGTTCCTGCACCTTGCCGCACCCCGGTCGGTGATCGAGGAGCGGGTGCAGTTGCGGTCCGAGCGGGAGGGGCACTTTGCGGGAGTGGAACTCGTCGCCACGCAGTACGCCGTCTTGGAGCCACTCGGTTTTGACGAGGCTGGCGGATCGATTGACGTGTCCCACCTGAGCATTGCCCAGATCGTGTCAGAGGCCGCCGACATGGTCGCCCTCCAGGACGACTAGGCCTAGGCGGCGGCGCTAACCGCCGAAACCGACGCGGCGCTTTTCCTCTTCGCCGATGTCGATGTAGCCGAGTGAACCGGCTGGCACGATGACGCGTCGGCCCTTGGCATCAGTGATGTCAAAAGTCCCGCCCTTGAGGGCGTCGGACACCAAGACGGCGACCTCGTCAGACGTCTTGTCCGTCTCCACCATCAACTCGCGGCTGACGTTCTGAATGCCGATGCGGATCTCCAACGTGACCTCCGTGAACGCGATGTGCCCCTGTGGGAACTATCGTAGGGGGGTGATTTCGCGGTTGACGTCGGTGTTCGCGGGCAGGGGAATCTCTTTGCCCGGTCTAGCGGTGACCGCCGGGGTCGTTCTCGGTGCCTTCGCTCTCGGCCTGGCCGCAGGCTGGATCACCGACGGCCTGCCGCAGCGTCTGCGTGCGGAGGACACCCCGACGGCGTCTCCCAGCCCCACCCCCGACGCTGGTCCCACCATCGAACCATCGCTGCCACCGCTCGAACCGATCACCCGTCAGCTTGATGATGCTGATCGGGAAGCAGGCGTCGTCACGACGTCCTACGTGGTGCAAGGCGAGGGGACCTTCACTGTGGTGCCTGGCACGGATACGCCCGACGCGGATGGCGGCGACGTCCGGTGGGTCTCAGTCGCGGTCGAGGACGGCGTCTCAGCCGACGACGAGGCCTTCCGCGACTACGTGCTCGACGTGCTGAACGACAACCGTGCGTGGGGTACCGACGGCAGCCTCCAGTTTGTCGCGACCGATGGCGTCGCTGACTACCGGGTGCTCCTTGCGAGTCCGTACACGACAGCCGCTGTGTGCCCAGACCCCCACATTGCGGTGACGGTTGGGCCCGTCACCAATGCGAGCCCCACTCCCTCACCAGATGCAGAGGCGGATGTCGCGCCTGGCGCCTCTGGCGAGGCGGTGAACGGCGTGGATGGCCCCACGCCGGATGCCGAGACCGATCGCTTGTGTGCCGAAGACGGCGTGATTGTCCTATCGATGTATGACTGGACGGCGGGCCTGCCCGCCTACGGCGACGACTTCACCGGAGCGAGGAACTACCTGCTCTTGCACCGGCTCGGTCACCTCATGGGTCGTGAGGACACCGCGTGCGCTACCGGGCGCGCCACGACGATGGACCTTCAGCGAGACGACTTCCCGGAGGGCTGCGAGGTGAACCCGTGGCCGTATCCCGATGCGCCAGCCACGTTGCCAACACCCTCGCCGAGCCCCACGGCGGCAAAGGTCAGCCCTTAGCGTCGTGCAGACGGTTCTGCCAGGCATGGCGGGTTCGCGGCTGATGTCTGGTGTTCGTGGTGGGATAGGCCCATGACCGCGCTGACTTTGGTGCCTCCTCGCTCGCGTGCAGCGGAGCCGAAGGCATCGCGGTCGCAGCGCGCGGCGCTCGACCTGCTCGGCAACAGTGCAGGGCACCTGGTGGTGACAGGGGGCGCGGGAACAGGGAAGACAACACTCGCGGTGATGGCGGCCGCACAGCAAGTGTCGCGAGGAATGGACGTCGACAGATTGTTGGTCCTCGCGCCGACGCGCACGGCCGCAGCGCGCATGCGGGACAGAGTGTCGTTGGCGATCGGCGTCCCCACGTCTACCCCTGTCGCACGAACGGTTGCATCGGCTGCCTTCGCCGTCCTGTCGGCCGAGGCGCACCTACTCGATGACCCGCCCCCCAGCCTCGTGTCAGGCGCCGAGCAAGACGTGGTGTTGCGCGAGTTGCTCGAGGGGCACGTCACGGGTAGGGCGAAGCCGCTCGCGTGGGGAGGGGCGCTGCCCGACGAGGCGACCTTGCTGCCAGGCTTCCGCGAGGAGCTCCGCAATCTGTTGATGAGGGCCGCAGAGGCAGACCTTTCTGCCGCTGACCTTGCGGAGCTCGGGCGGCAGCATGGTCGTGAGGAGTGGGTCGCCGCAGCGGAGTTGTACGCGGAGTACGAAGGCGTGATGGCGCTGCGAAGCTCACCAGCAGACCAAGGGGGGCGCTACGACCCCGCGACGATCGTGGCGCGAGCGGCCGACGCGCTCGCGGCATGGCCAGAGGACGCGTCTGTCCCCTCGTGGGGGCTCGTCATCGTGGACGACTATCAGGACGTCACGGCGGCCGGCGCCGCATTGCTGGGGCAGTTCGCGGCACAGGGCGCGCGACTGATGGTTCTCGGCAACGCCGACGAATCGGTCCAGGGCTATCGGGGCGCGCTCCCGCAGGGACTTGACGAGGCGGTCACGAGGTGGGGCGCCGCCCACCTGGAACTCGACCAAGACATGAGGCAGTCTGGAGCGCTCGCGGCCGTCAGTGCGGCGGTGGCGGGACGCATCGGGGTCAAAGGCCTGGGAAGTGCCAGGCGATCCTCGCGTCCGGTGGCCGAGCCCTCGTCGGCCGTTGGTGTGACTGGCGCGCTGGAAGGGGAGCCAGGCACTCTGCGGGGCACTGACGCACCCGCAAGCGGCCCAGGCGCCGCTGAGCGGGGCACTGACGCATCAGTGGTGGTCCTCACGGCGCCCCATGCGTATGCGCAATCGCGGGCCATCGCCGCCGAGTTGCGCCGTGCGCGCCACGGTCTCGATGGCGAGCCGATCGCATGGGGGCGGATGGCCGTCGTGGCCCGCTCCGCGGCACTACTGCGCCAGATCAGGTCCGACCTCTTGGCCGCCGACATCCCTTGCGCCTCGGGAGGTGAGGGCACCGCACTGCACAAGGAGAGCGCCGTCGCCCCCTTGATCAGCATCCTTCGTGTAGCACTGGGCGAGCAGTGGACAGAAGACGACGCGATCGAGGTGCTCACATCCCGACTCGTCGGTCTCGACCCGGTTGGCATCCGTCGCTTGCGCCGCCAACTGGTCAAGGAGGAACGTGTCGCAGGCGGGAGCAGAACCTCAGGGGATCTGTTGGTTGACGCCATGGCGGACCCTGCACGGTGGGCCTCGGTGGCAGGCCAAGAGGCTACGGCCGCTTCCAAGGCAGCGCTGGCCGTCGCGGCGGCGCGTCAGAGGGCGGGGGAGAAAGGCGCGACACCCGGTGCGGTGATCTGGGCGGCGTGGAAGGCGCTCGATGTGGCCGACGCGTGGCGCACGGCGGCACTCGCAGGCTCACTGCGTGACGACGCCGACCTCGACGCCGTCATTGCGTTGTTGCGCGCCGCCCAAACCTTCTCCGAGCGGCTCCCAGAGGCGCGCACCACATCCTTTATCGACTACCTCGAGGGTCAGGATTTCGCGGCCGACACGCTCGGCGCGCGGGCGCTCTCTCGAGACGTGGTGGCTTTCGCGACGCCCGCGTCCGCGGCCGGCGAGGAATGGGATCTTGTGGTGGTGGCAGGCGTCGAGGAGGGGGTCTGGCCCAATCTGAAGTTGCGCGACTCCGTACTCGGAGCCCAACATTTGGCCGATCTCACGGCAGGGATCGCGGCGTCAACACCCGGGCAAGCGGCCGCACGGGCGGCAAGGGCCGCAGTGCTTGACGACGAGATGAGGGGCTTCCTCGTCGCGGTGTCGCGGGCACGCTCGCGACTCGTGGTGACCGCGGTTGATGATGGCGAGTCGCGGCCGTCGCGGTTGGTGTCGCTCGTGGAGTCGAGCGCTGGGGTGAAACGGGGCGATGCCGCGCTGACCCGCACCGTGTCGGACTTGCGCTCGGCTGTCGCTGCCGTCCGCGCAGGTGCGAGCGCTGCCGCGGACCCTTCCCCGCACGTCCGCATGTTGGCCCTCCTGGCGGAGGCTGGCGTCCAGGGCGCTGATCCCGCTCAATGGCATGGCGCGGCCGAAGTCTCGACCGAGGAGGGATTCTGGGATGAGGAGGCGGCCGTCAGGGTGTCGCCCTCGAAAGTCGAGTGGGTCGAGAAGTGCGCGCTGAGATGGGCGCTCGAGTCGACGGGAGGCACCCGCGAGTCGACAGACGCTCAAGAGGTTGGCACGCTCATTCACGCGCTGGCTGAGGCCCATCCCCACGGTGGCCGAGACGCGATTCTGGCCGACTTCGAGGAACGCTGGGCCGGGGCTTTCGGAATGACTACGTGGCCCGAGCGCGTCGCCTACGAGCGGGCGCGCGAGAAGGTCACTCGATTGGCCGCCTACCTCGACTCCAGGTCCGACAGAGAGGTTCTCACGGAGCACGCCTTCACCCTCGAGGTCGGACGCGCCGTGCTAGCCGGTTCCGCCGACCGCGTCGAACTGCGGGAGGAGGCGGCGTATGTGGTCGACCTGAAGACCGGCCAACAGATCCCGAGCGTGGCCGACGCCGCACAAAACGGGCAGTTGGCGATGTATCAGCTGGCGGTGGTGGAAGGGGCAGTGCCGGGAGTGACGACGTCCGCCGGCGCGGAACTTGCGTACGTATCCTCCGGCAAGGCAGGAGCGGTGAGGAGCCAAGACCCCATCGATCCTGAGGCGGCGCGCGAACGGCTCGCCGGCGTCGTGTCGACGATGGCAAGCCGCGCCTTCCTCGCCACCGTCAACGAGTCTTGCGGCTCCTGTCCCGTGCGGAGAGCATGTCCCGCTCACGCCGAGGGAGCTCAGGTGAGCGAATCGTGATGGACGCACGTGGGGCTCTGCACGAGGGCTTGATCGAGGGCCTCGGACGCGGCGTGGCCGAACTCGCCGGAGCCGTCGACCCTGATCGCACCGTCACCGCGGAGCAAGCGGCGATTGTCGAGGCGGGCCTCGGCCCCGCCTTGGTGGTTGCTGGAGCAGGCTCCGGCAAGACCGAAACGCTTTCGCTACGCATCTTGTACCTGCTTGACAACGCGAAGCGCCTCTTCGGCAGAGACATCGGGCCCGACGAGATCCTGTGTCTCACGTTCACGCGCAAGGCCGCAGCGGAAATTGCCGAGCGCGCGACCCGCCGCATCGGCACCGTCTTTGGCCCGGATCCCGCTCGGCCAGCGGTGAGCGTGTCGACGTATAACGGCTACGCCGCAGCCTTGGCGCAGGAGCACGGCCTCAGGGTGGCCGTCGACCCCGGCGCAACGGTGCTGACAGGAGCGGCGCTGTGGCAACTCGCGCAGTCGGTGGTCGAATCGTGGGATCGATCGGTTGACACCGACGCTGCGGTGAGCACGGTGACGGCCGCGATTCCGCGGCTCGCGTCGCAGGCTCGCGACCATGGGCTGAGTCCTGAGCGGCTCCGCGAGTGGTGTGCGAAGGCGCTGGACTTTATGGAGGCCTTGCCGAAGAGGGCCACGGAGGGCACGCCAGGCACCTTCACTCAAGATCTCGCGCGGCACGTCGGAAAGGTGCGCTCCCTGGCCGCGCTCGCCGACCTTGTCGACGAATACGACGCGCGCAAGCGCGAGGGATCCTTTCTCGACTTCTCTGACCAGGTCGATGTCGCGGTGCGGCTCGCACAACTGGCTCCCGTTCAAGAACTCGAACGCTCCCGCTACGTCGCGGTCTTGCTCGACGAGTTCCAAGACACGTCACCGCCTCAGCTT
The Demequina sp. TMPB413 DNA segment above includes these coding regions:
- a CDS encoding aminopeptidase P family protein, which codes for MNDGDKQTEDTNKARATRPTSQEFKDFLATGWAEPDDARTTRSAAAPFAAVRRERLSAMFPGKRIVVPAGELKVRANDTDYRFRPSSDFAYLTGLGADNEPSAVLVMEPRGTSEVPQPGHDATLYLIPPAGHDDEGFYADPRSGEFWIGRRPGLAEFEAMTGIATAPLADLPKGLRLSTQPSKAIHRALSEMRFVKDAYEIQQLRDAVDATIDGFARAVSQLPRAIEHKRGERVVEAAFDGHAREEGNAVGYETIAASGAHATTLHWISNDGQVRRGDLLLLDAGVEVESLYTADITRTLPVEGQFTPVQRKVYEVVLEAADAGFAVARPGARFLDVHMAAMEVIEKRLTEWGIVPDAKDPEAKLYRRWMVHPTSHHLGLDVHDCAAAKRELYMEGVLEPGMVFTIEPGLYFKADDLIAPAELRGIGIRIEDDVLVTEDGCENLSAALPRDPDAVEAWMARLQGSL
- a CDS encoding GNAT family N-acetyltransferase — translated: MRTLPAYVARVQGPAAAAARRAGSVGARHHGAVDAATEVELRLWSADDMWLLHAANTPEMTTHQGGPETESKVRARHEKYLRIVASGEARMFVVVAGGEPVGSIGWWDTTWADEPVHETGWFTRQEHQGKGYARQALRLLVEDVRARGRLPRLTAFPSVNNVPSNRLCAAAGFTWRAVESLDFRAATLTVNVWALDLGVGT
- a CDS encoding PHP domain-containing protein; this translates as MRIDLHTHSHVSDGTESPSEVMRAAQEAGLDVVALTDHDSMAGLEEAADMAGALGLNFVPGIEVSCTHHGVSIHLLAYWPDPSHRDIIAMLERTRIARIARAQDMVRLIAAVYPLTWDDVVEHAGSADTVGRPHIADALVARGAFATRDDAFAEVLAGNSAFYVPHYAPDVLDAIRTLRGTGAVPVFAHPGADGRGQVVPTTVIEQMTRAGLAGLEVEHRDHSEVQRGRLARIAQRLDLVHTGASDYHGTGKLNRLGENVTSQAAYEALQTLRG
- a CDS encoding DEAD/DEAH box helicase, which gives rise to MTTETFADFGVNPLIVEALADHKITTPFPIQSMTLPVALSGHDIIGQAKTGTGKTLGFGIPLLHRAVSPGEPGFDEMGDATGKPQALVLAPTRELAVQVGGDLEMASKKRSTRILQIYGGRAYEPQIDALRKGVEVVVGTPGRLIDLMNQGHLDLRFVRTVVLDEADEMLDLGFLGDVEKLLASTPAGRHTMLFSATMPGPVVALARRYMTQPTHIRASEPDDTGATVKATAQFVYRAHALDKIEVLARILQAKDRGLTIVFARTKRTCAKVSDELRERGFAAGAIHGDLGQGAREQALRAFRSGKIDVLVATDVAARGIDVEDVTHVINYQCPEDEKTYVHRIGRTGRAGKTGVAVTFVDWDDLPRWGMIDRSLDLGYPEPEETYSNSPHLYEELSIPTGVKGTLPSASRVREGLDAEKVEDLGETGKRGGPGGAHGDDRGGRGAGGGRGGDRGGRGAGGGRGQGRRGGDGPRGSGEGRGRREAPAGEARVPREGAGASAAADSPAREGAPKRNRNRKRRRSGGSQGSSSAPAAE
- a CDS encoding gluconokinase, yielding MRVVVMGVTGCGKSSVGSALATALGYPFADADDFHSPANVALMKQGIPLSDDDRWPWLDAVGAWMAPREDVVVACSALRRAYRDRLRSAGGPMLFLHLAAPRSVIEERVQLRSEREGHFAGVELVATQYAVLEPLGFDEAGGSIDVSHLSIAQIVSEAADMVALQDD
- a CDS encoding DUF3107 domain-containing protein, giving the protein MEIRIGIQNVSRELMVETDKTSDEVAVLVSDALKGGTFDITDAKGRRVIVPAGSLGYIDIGEEEKRRVGFGG
- a CDS encoding DUF3152 domain-containing protein, yielding MISRLTSVFAGRGISLPGLAVTAGVVLGAFALGLAAGWITDGLPQRLRAEDTPTASPSPTPDAGPTIEPSLPPLEPITRQLDDADREAGVVTTSYVVQGEGTFTVVPGTDTPDADGGDVRWVSVAVEDGVSADDEAFRDYVLDVLNDNRAWGTDGSLQFVATDGVADYRVLLASPYTTAAVCPDPHIAVTVGPVTNASPTPSPDAEADVAPGASGEAVNGVDGPTPDAETDRLCAEDGVIVLSMYDWTAGLPAYGDDFTGARNYLLLHRLGHLMGREDTACATGRATTMDLQRDDFPEGCEVNPWPYPDAPATLPTPSPSPTAAKVSP
- a CDS encoding UrvD/REP family ATP-dependent DNA helicase — protein: MTALTLVPPRSRAAEPKASRSQRAALDLLGNSAGHLVVTGGAGTGKTTLAVMAAAQQVSRGMDVDRLLVLAPTRTAAARMRDRVSLAIGVPTSTPVARTVASAAFAVLSAEAHLLDDPPPSLVSGAEQDVVLRELLEGHVTGRAKPLAWGGALPDEATLLPGFREELRNLLMRAAEADLSAADLAELGRQHGREEWVAAAELYAEYEGVMALRSSPADQGGRYDPATIVARAADALAAWPEDASVPSWGLVIVDDYQDVTAAGAALLGQFAAQGARLMVLGNADESVQGYRGALPQGLDEAVTRWGAAHLELDQDMRQSGALAAVSAAVAGRIGVKGLGSARRSSRPVAEPSSAVGVTGALEGEPGTLRGTDAPASGPGAAERGTDASVVVLTAPHAYAQSRAIAAELRRARHGLDGEPIAWGRMAVVARSAALLRQIRSDLLAADIPCASGGEGTALHKESAVAPLISILRVALGEQWTEDDAIEVLTSRLVGLDPVGIRRLRRQLVKEERVAGGSRTSGDLLVDAMADPARWASVAGQEATAASKAALAVAAARQRAGEKGATPGAVIWAAWKALDVADAWRTAALAGSLRDDADLDAVIALLRAAQTFSERLPEARTTSFIDYLEGQDFAADTLGARALSRDVVAFATPASAAGEEWDLVVVAGVEEGVWPNLKLRDSVLGAQHLADLTAGIAASTPGQAAARAARAAVLDDEMRGFLVAVSRARSRLVVTAVDDGESRPSRLVSLVESSAGVKRGDAALTRTVSDLRSAVAAVRAGASAAADPSPHVRMLALLAEAGVQGADPAQWHGAAEVSTEEGFWDEEAAVRVSPSKVEWVEKCALRWALESTGGTRESTDAQEVGTLIHALAEAHPHGGRDAILADFEERWAGAFGMTTWPERVAYERAREKVTRLAAYLDSRSDREVLTEHAFTLEVGRAVLAGSADRVELREEAAYVVDLKTGQQIPSVADAAQNGQLAMYQLAVVEGAVPGVTTSAGAELAYVSSGKAGAVRSQDPIDPEAARERLAGVVSTMASRAFLATVNESCGSCPVRRACPAHAEGAQVSES